In Peptococcaceae bacterium, a single window of DNA contains:
- a CDS encoding methionine gamma-lyase family protein: MTFFLKGLQEAYGVEDQIQSLLERAERDCEPFFREISGTVECNQFKVLRCFQKNGVADFHLNGSTGYGYGDSGRDVLERIFADVFRAEKAITRLQIVSGTHAIALGMLGNLKQGDELVSATGRPYDTLLKVIGEGGEEGSLAGYGVNYKEVPLRPDGKIDLDKLRESITFRTRMVFFQRSRGYCWRPSFSVRDLSEAISAVKSLRPEIICFVDNCYGEFVELSEPCEAGADLVAGSLIKNPGGGLALTGGYLAGKREYIERAAARLTAPGIGMDVGASLNFNRSAFQGLFLAPLVVGEALKGAVLAARFFQLLGYKVLPAYDEQRTDIIQAVCLDDKELMKAFARGIQKASPLDSHVSPEPAPLPGYEHEIIMAGGTFVQGSSIELSADGPAQPPYNIYLQGGLSLGHVKIGLALAAQEMEKARKHHKEAN, translated from the coding sequence ATGACGTTTTTTTTAAAGGGCCTGCAGGAAGCTTATGGCGTTGAGGATCAGATACAATCGCTGTTGGAAAGGGCGGAAAGGGACTGTGAGCCATTTTTTCGGGAAATATCGGGTACGGTTGAATGCAACCAGTTTAAAGTGCTGCGCTGCTTTCAAAAAAATGGTGTTGCCGATTTCCACTTGAACGGGTCTACCGGTTACGGGTATGGCGATTCCGGCCGCGATGTGCTGGAAAGAATTTTTGCCGATGTTTTCCGGGCCGAAAAAGCCATCACCCGCCTGCAGATTGTTTCGGGGACCCATGCGATTGCCCTGGGGATGCTGGGAAACCTGAAACAAGGCGATGAACTGGTCTCGGCAACCGGCAGACCTTACGATACCCTGCTCAAAGTAATCGGCGAAGGAGGGGAGGAGGGTTCGCTGGCCGGGTACGGAGTGAATTACAAGGAAGTGCCATTAAGGCCGGACGGGAAAATTGACCTGGACAAGTTGAGAGAAAGTATTACCTTCCGCACCAGGATGGTATTTTTCCAACGTTCCCGTGGTTACTGCTGGAGACCGTCGTTTTCGGTTCGGGACCTGAGCGAGGCCATCTCGGCGGTAAAATCGCTGCGGCCCGAGATCATCTGCTTTGTTGATAACTGCTACGGCGAATTCGTTGAATTGTCCGAACCCTGCGAGGCCGGAGCGGACCTGGTTGCCGGCTCGCTGATCAAGAACCCTGGCGGCGGCCTGGCCCTGACTGGCGGATACCTGGCCGGAAAACGTGAATACATCGAACGGGCCGCGGCCAGACTGACTGCGCCCGGCATCGGAATGGACGTGGGAGCAAGCCTGAATTTTAACCGGAGCGCGTTCCAGGGGCTGTTCCTGGCGCCCCTGGTGGTCGGCGAAGCGTTGAAAGGAGCCGTATTGGCGGCAAGGTTTTTCCAGCTGCTCGGTTATAAGGTCTTGCCGGCATATGATGAGCAGCGGACGGATATCATCCAGGCAGTGTGCCTGGATGACAAAGAATTGATGAAGGCCTTCGCCAGGGGCATACAAAAAGCTTCGCCGCTTGATTCGCATGTTTCCCCCGAACCAGCGCCCTTGCCAGGTTATGAACACGAGATAATAATGGCTGGTGGCACCTTTGTGCAGGGTTCGTCAATCGAATTGAGCGCTGATGGGCCTGCGCAGCCGCCGTACAATATTTACCTGCAGGGCGGGCTTTCCCTGGGCCATGTCAAAATCGGGCTGGCCTTGGCAGCGCAGGAAATGGAAAAGGCACGAAAACATCATAAGGAGGCAAATTAA
- a CDS encoding MFS transporter: MLAALVLGWAVIYADRTCLYPLLSVIAQEIGLTSTQAGALTSAYFLLYVIMQIPAGVIGDLVGRKKVLLVMIFISALGLFGLGTLGISYPLLLLFVALHGFGAGGYYTSAYGTMFQVVEPGRRGISSSIIGVGMAFGLLAGLAFSGLVYEAMNSFRAPFILMSLPTFALVMLFYLKIPNTSGGVQAGWEQYRNILLDKQIWLINLATFTALYGFWVAVSWGPTFLQVERSFSMVQAGLFTGLTALTAVPAGLFWGRLSDRVGRKRVALMIMPFAAVSLCLLSLVKSAAGVIGVFLVYGLFANSAFCPVMIAWVADIVNLRYPGCMGAAAGLHNSAIMTSAVIAPVVSGYLSDLTGSLQPAILAGSAIILAGMGLVLLVPEKGKQGLKDEKLRERG, encoded by the coding sequence ATGTTAGCAGCGCTGGTATTAGGTTGGGCTGTTATTTACGCAGATAGGACCTGCCTTTATCCATTGCTTTCGGTTATTGCTCAAGAGATTGGCTTGACTTCAACCCAGGCCGGCGCACTAACCAGCGCTTACTTTTTATTATATGTAATTATGCAAATACCAGCGGGGGTCATTGGAGACCTGGTGGGACGAAAAAAGGTGCTGCTGGTGATGATTTTCATATCCGCGCTCGGACTGTTCGGCCTGGGCACGCTGGGGATCAGTTACCCGCTTCTGCTCTTGTTTGTCGCCCTGCATGGATTTGGAGCCGGCGGTTATTACACTTCTGCCTACGGAACGATGTTCCAGGTGGTTGAACCAGGACGGAGGGGTATTAGTTCGTCGATTATTGGCGTTGGGATGGCTTTTGGCCTGCTCGCGGGGTTGGCGTTTAGCGGGCTTGTTTATGAAGCCATGAATTCGTTCAGGGCGCCCTTTATCTTGATGAGTTTGCCGACCTTTGCCCTGGTGATGCTATTCTATTTAAAAATCCCCAACACAAGCGGGGGCGTTCAGGCTGGCTGGGAGCAGTACAGGAACATCCTGCTGGACAAGCAGATCTGGTTAATAAACCTTGCTACGTTTACAGCCTTATACGGCTTTTGGGTCGCAGTTTCCTGGGGGCCGACTTTTCTTCAAGTCGAACGAAGCTTTTCAATGGTGCAGGCAGGCCTTTTTACGGGACTTACGGCACTGACAGCCGTACCTGCCGGACTTTTTTGGGGGAGGTTGTCCGACAGGGTGGGAAGGAAGCGTGTCGCCCTGATGATCATGCCTTTTGCAGCAGTAAGCCTTTGCCTGTTATCATTGGTAAAAAGCGCAGCAGGGGTCATAGGGGTGTTTTTGGTTTACGGGCTTTTTGCCAACTCGGCGTTTTGTCCGGTGATGATAGCCTGGGTGGCGGATATCGTCAACCTGCGCTATCCCGGCTGCATGGGCGCGGCGGCAGGCCTGCACAACAGCGCAATCATGACCTCTGCCGTTATTGCTCCGGTAGTTTCCGGTTATCTCAGCGACCTCACAGGATCACTTCAGCCGGCGATTCTGGCAGGAAGCGCAATAATCCTTGCCGGAATGGGGTTGGTTCTTTTGGTGCCGGAAAAAGGCAAACAGGGGCTAAAAGATGAAAAACTGAGGGAAAGGGGATAA
- the selB gene encoding selenocysteine-specific translation elongation factor, with protein sequence MSYMIIGTAGHIDHGKTSLVKALTGIDTDRLKEEKERGITIELGFAHMVLPSGKEVAFIDVPGHEKFVKNMLAGVAGIDLALLVVSAEEGIMPQTKEHLDILRLLEINKLIVVVTKTDLAEPAIIELVVDDIEELLKNTGYQGAPVVKTSAATKEGLDQLVALIETIEKETGSGGNGPAYARLPIDRVFSVKGFGTVVTGTLFDGEIQAGDALEVAAKGKIARVRNIQVHHRPVKKAVKGQRVAVNIGGVEVTELARGDVLSTPGWLVPTTRLDATCKLLESSPVVLKRMTRVRFHQGTKETLARIMPLDREEIAPGDEAFIQLVLEEPSAVVREDRYIMRSYSPVTTIGGGKVLEPRAAKHGRKEKDLVNRLRMKASGDKAGVVKLFIEEKKGFCSIEEICRYMNMEKDKVEGILLSLAQKDEVVVCQPGDEQAFIDPQTITAWERNIAREISLNREMNPLEPGVNKEALRAKYWPNWSTKEFNALLGYWIKAHKYKLVDNNYVSPYGYQHALDAKWTKWIEQTGGIYTAKKWQIPDWSEVLRQAGIDEKSGSQLLQYLIRSQKLISIGGDLYLWHSLFNDLINKLAEWFEEENELTVAQFRDYLNTSRKIAVPLLEFLDAAKYTSRTGDVRTKGMRLRLKADPNS encoded by the coding sequence ATGTCGTATATGATAATCGGGACGGCTGGACACATCGACCACGGGAAGACTTCGCTGGTGAAGGCCTTAACCGGCATTGACACCGACCGTCTGAAGGAAGAAAAAGAACGGGGCATAACCATAGAGCTGGGTTTTGCCCACATGGTGCTTCCGTCTGGCAAGGAGGTCGCCTTCATCGATGTGCCGGGCCATGAGAAGTTTGTGAAAAACATGCTGGCCGGGGTTGCGGGCATAGACTTGGCCTTGCTGGTGGTATCGGCCGAGGAAGGAATCATGCCTCAAACCAAAGAGCACCTGGATATACTCAGGCTTTTGGAGATCAATAAGCTGATAGTCGTCGTCACCAAAACAGACCTGGCTGAACCCGCCATTATCGAACTGGTCGTTGATGATATTGAAGAATTGTTAAAAAACACAGGGTATCAGGGTGCGCCTGTGGTAAAAACTTCAGCGGCAACCAAAGAGGGGCTTGATCAACTGGTTGCGCTGATTGAGACCATTGAAAAGGAGACTGGCAGCGGCGGCAACGGCCCTGCCTATGCCAGGCTGCCTATTGACAGGGTATTCAGCGTCAAGGGCTTCGGCACGGTGGTCACGGGCACGTTGTTTGACGGGGAGATTCAGGCCGGCGATGCCCTGGAGGTCGCAGCCAAAGGAAAAATTGCCCGCGTCAGGAATATCCAGGTGCATCACAGACCCGTTAAAAAAGCGGTCAAGGGACAGCGGGTGGCGGTAAACATCGGCGGCGTTGAGGTAACAGAGCTTGCCAGGGGAGATGTGCTGTCAACGCCCGGCTGGCTGGTCCCGACCACCCGCCTGGATGCCACCTGCAAGCTGCTGGAAAGCTCTCCCGTGGTTTTGAAAAGGATGACCCGCGTCCGCTTTCACCAGGGCACCAAAGAAACGTTGGCCCGGATAATGCCTTTGGATCGGGAAGAAATAGCGCCCGGAGACGAGGCCTTTATTCAACTGGTGCTGGAAGAACCGTCAGCCGTGGTTAGAGAGGACCGTTATATCATGCGGAGCTACTCTCCGGTTACGACCATCGGCGGCGGCAAGGTACTGGAACCCAGAGCCGCCAAGCACGGCAGAAAAGAAAAAGATCTGGTGAACAGGCTGCGGATGAAGGCTTCAGGAGACAAAGCGGGTGTCGTCAAGCTTTTTATCGAGGAGAAAAAGGGCTTTTGCAGCATTGAAGAAATATGCCGGTATATGAATATGGAAAAGGATAAGGTGGAGGGCATCCTGCTTTCCTTGGCACAAAAAGACGAGGTCGTCGTTTGTCAGCCGGGGGATGAGCAGGCCTTTATTGACCCCCAAACAATAACTGCCTGGGAAAGAAACATCGCCAGGGAAATCAGCCTCAACAGGGAAATGAACCCGCTGGAGCCCGGCGTGAACAAAGAAGCACTGCGGGCCAAGTATTGGCCCAATTGGTCGACGAAAGAGTTTAACGCATTGCTGGGCTATTGGATAAAAGCCCATAAATACAAACTGGTAGACAATAATTACGTTTCTCCCTACGGGTACCAGCATGCCTTGGACGCAAAATGGACCAAATGGATTGAACAAACAGGCGGGATTTACACCGCTAAAAAATGGCAGATACCTGACTGGAGCGAAGTGCTGCGACAGGCTGGAATCGATGAGAAGAGCGGCAGCCAGCTCTTGCAGTATCTGATCCGATCCCAAAAGTTAATAAGCATCGGCGGCGATTTGTATCTTTGGCACAGCCTATTTAATGACTTGATAAACAAACTGGCTGAGTGGTTTGAAGAGGAAAACGAATTAACGGTGGCGCAGTTTAGGGATTATCTGAACACCTCCCGCAAAATTGCCGTGCCGCTATTGGAATTTCTGGATGCAGCCAAATACACGTCAAGAACAGGCGATGTCCGGACAAAAGGCATGCGCTTACGATTAAAGGCCGATCCAAACAGTTAG
- a CDS encoding MFS transporter produces MRPVFLSSCKVFDIDKPRKTNKNPVLVRMLLKLTGLPSRFCETQGTQEDLKMSAQPLWTKNFLFLFISNGFSSFGFQILLPTFPLLISGFGATEAQIGLVVGSFTYSAILIRPFSAMAIKWLGKKSFLLLGIFVCFVAAAGYNFATNVTLALLTRTIHGLGFGISTTLYATLAADIIPASRRGEGMGYYGLCTTISMSIAPILGVELVKSSGFTLLFMVTALCLVISFICIKFFFKPDTLTAVEEKNSDDSLLSKIMERQALFPSFLALLTGICTGGVVSFISLYGKELRIVNIGWFFLFNTLAVFISRILGGRICDRRGYFWVLLPGAFILLIGLIVLSQAKSSVTLIASALLYGFGVGALLPYLQAWMINRVKPERRGLANATFYNTYDLGIGGGSVLLGFIAEKTNYSTMYLYSSLSMIIFILIYVYYELLLKKE; encoded by the coding sequence GTGCGGCCGGTATTTTTGAGCTCCTGTAAGGTATTTGATATTGATAAGCCAAGAAAAACCAATAAGAATCCTGTGTTGGTGAGGATGCTCCTGAAATTGACGGGCTTGCCCAGTCGTTTCTGTGAAACGCAGGGAACACAGGAGGATTTGAAAATGTCAGCGCAGCCGCTCTGGACAAAAAATTTCCTGTTTCTGTTCATCTCGAATGGTTTTTCTTCTTTTGGATTCCAGATACTTCTTCCCACATTTCCTCTGTTGATTTCAGGGTTTGGAGCTACTGAGGCGCAGATAGGGCTGGTAGTGGGTTCATTCACTTATTCGGCGATCCTCATTCGTCCCTTTTCGGCAATGGCAATAAAATGGTTGGGCAAAAAGTCCTTTTTACTGTTGGGGATATTTGTCTGTTTTGTAGCGGCTGCTGGTTATAATTTTGCCACGAATGTAACTCTGGCTCTGTTAACACGGACAATTCACGGCCTTGGGTTTGGGATATCCACCACTTTGTATGCCACTTTGGCGGCCGACATCATACCCGCTTCCCGCCGGGGGGAAGGGATGGGGTATTACGGCTTGTGCACGACAATTTCCATGTCAATTGCACCAATACTGGGGGTAGAACTGGTCAAAAGCAGCGGTTTTACCCTTCTTTTTATGGTAACAGCTTTATGCCTTGTCATTTCTTTTATATGCATTAAGTTCTTCTTCAAACCAGACACGCTTACAGCAGTTGAAGAAAAAAACTCAGACGATTCACTGTTAAGCAAGATTATGGAACGTCAAGCCCTCTTTCCTTCATTTCTAGCCTTGTTGACAGGCATTTGCACAGGTGGTGTGGTGAGTTTCATTTCGCTGTACGGTAAAGAGCTGAGAATAGTTAATATAGGCTGGTTCTTTTTGTTCAATACCTTGGCTGTGTTTATCAGCCGGATTCTGGGCGGCAGGATTTGTGACCGCCGAGGATATTTTTGGGTTCTTTTGCCTGGAGCATTCATTCTGCTTATTGGTTTAATCGTTTTATCGCAAGCCAAATCTTCTGTTACCTTAATAGCATCCGCATTGTTGTATGGATTTGGCGTAGGGGCGCTTTTGCCATATCTTCAAGCCTGGATGATAAACCGGGTTAAACCCGAACGCCGAGGGCTGGCAAATGCCACCTTCTATAACACCTATGACCTTGGCATAGGCGGCGGTTCTGTCTTGTTGGGCTTTATAGCCGAAAAGACAAACTACTCGACCATGTATTTATATTCTTCATTATCAATGATAATTTTTATTTTAATATATGTTTATTATGAATTGCTGCTGAAGAAAGAATAG
- a CDS encoding thiolase family protein, producing the protein MAREVFIAAYGRSAICRAKKGSFAETHPIEYSAQTLKGVLARIPQLDHAEIEDVIMGCSFPHNETGMNIARLVVNRAELPDSVSAQTINRFCSSGLQAIATAAGAIMAGQGDVVVAGGVEDMSHTFIPYDEKYQNKWLSENYPGAYMSMGITAENVAERYKITREEMDRMAVESHRKAFAAQTGGKFVSIVPVTVKDAEGNDKVVVKDEGIRPDTSMESLASLKPCFKPDGVVTAATSSQVSDAAAFIVLLSGEKAAELGIKPVARLVSFAVAGCDATVMGLGPIHAVPKAMRRAGLSVDEMDVVELNEAFAAQAIPCIKELGLNPDKVNPYGGAIALGHPLGATGVILTCKALDYLKDNNGKYGLVTMCIGGGMGAAGIFELL; encoded by the coding sequence ATGGCAAGAGAGGTTTTCATCGCAGCGTATGGCAGGTCCGCAATCTGCCGGGCGAAAAAGGGTTCCTTCGCAGAAACCCACCCTATCGAATATTCCGCCCAAACCCTCAAGGGCGTTCTGGCCCGCATTCCTCAACTGGATCATGCCGAGATAGAAGACGTGATCATGGGCTGTTCCTTTCCTCATAACGAGACAGGCATGAACATAGCTCGGCTGGTGGTCAACAGGGCAGAGCTTCCCGACAGCGTCTCCGCTCAGACCATCAACCGTTTTTGCTCTTCCGGCCTGCAGGCCATCGCTACCGCGGCCGGGGCTATTATGGCCGGTCAAGGCGATGTCGTGGTGGCCGGCGGAGTGGAAGACATGTCGCACACCTTTATCCCCTATGACGAAAAGTATCAAAACAAATGGCTGAGCGAGAACTACCCAGGGGCTTATATGAGTATGGGCATCACCGCCGAGAACGTTGCCGAGCGGTACAAAATCACCCGTGAAGAGATGGACCGCATGGCGGTCGAATCTCACCGCAAGGCCTTTGCAGCGCAGACAGGCGGCAAGTTTGTTTCTATTGTCCCGGTGACGGTTAAAGACGCTGAAGGCAACGACAAGGTTGTAGTCAAGGACGAGGGCATCCGTCCCGACACCAGCATGGAAAGCCTAGCCAGCCTGAAGCCCTGTTTCAAACCGGACGGCGTCGTCACTGCGGCCACTTCTTCCCAGGTGTCCGACGCAGCAGCCTTTATCGTCCTCCTGAGCGGTGAAAAGGCTGCTGAACTTGGCATCAAACCTGTCGCCAGGCTGGTAAGCTTTGCTGTAGCCGGCTGCGATGCGACAGTCATGGGATTGGGACCCATCCATGCCGTGCCCAAGGCCATGAGGCGAGCAGGTCTGAGCGTGGACGAGATGGATGTCGTTGAACTCAATGAAGCCTTTGCCGCCCAGGCTATACCCTGCATCAAGGAGTTGGGCTTAAATCCGGACAAGGTCAACCCCTACGGCGGTGCTATAGCGCTTGGTCATCCCCTTGGCGCGACCGGCGTCATCCTTACTTGCAAGGCGCTTGATTATCTGAAGGACAACAATGGCAAGTACGGGTTGGTAACCATGTGCATCGGCGGCGGCATGGGTGCGGCCGGTATTTTTGAGCTCCTGTAA
- the buk gene encoding butyrate kinase: MKKYKIFAINPGSTSTKVAMYENETEVFSAKAIHTASKYAELNRFEHCKETILETVTARGIDLKGVDAFAGRGGGMMPLEGGVYLVNDLMVEHCRNTTLKHPAVFGPGLVADMAKTYGGKAFVVNPPDVDEMVDIARITGFRDIYRGSQFHALNQKEIAVRAAKEMGKQYSEVNFVIAHIGGGVSVTAHQKGRAIDTSSNIMCDGPMTPTRAGTLPIIPFMELCFSGKYSREEMSDRLLISGGFVDHLGTSDMLEIKEMIAQGNEYARLVYEAFIYQIAKSIGSFAVALRGEVDAILLTGGIVNDTNLVARLKEMVGFIAPIRVYPGEFEMEALAHGALRVLRGEEAPKKYTGVPVFSGFNFCKD; the protein is encoded by the coding sequence ATGAAAAAATACAAAATATTTGCAATCAATCCAGGGTCCACGTCCACCAAGGTGGCCATGTATGAAAACGAGACGGAGGTTTTTAGCGCCAAGGCTATACATACCGCTTCTAAATACGCTGAATTAAACCGGTTTGAGCATTGCAAGGAGACGATCCTGGAGACGGTGACCGCCCGGGGAATCGACTTAAAAGGGGTAGATGCTTTTGCCGGGCGGGGCGGCGGCATGATGCCCCTGGAAGGCGGCGTCTATCTCGTCAACGATTTGATGGTCGAACATTGCCGGAATACAACCCTCAAACACCCGGCAGTTTTCGGTCCGGGGTTAGTGGCTGACATGGCTAAAACCTATGGCGGCAAGGCCTTTGTCGTCAATCCGCCTGATGTGGACGAAATGGTGGATATAGCCAGGATAACGGGCTTTCGGGACATATACCGGGGCAGCCAATTCCATGCCCTCAACCAAAAAGAGATCGCCGTCCGCGCCGCCAAGGAAATGGGGAAGCAATACAGCGAAGTCAATTTTGTGATTGCCCACATCGGCGGAGGCGTTTCCGTGACGGCACACCAAAAGGGCCGGGCAATAGACACCAGCAGCAACATCATGTGTGACGGCCCGATGACGCCCACCCGCGCCGGGACTCTTCCCATAATACCCTTCATGGAGTTGTGCTTTTCCGGCAAATACTCCAGGGAAGAAATGTCGGACCGCCTTTTAATATCCGGCGGTTTCGTTGACCACCTGGGGACGAGCGACATGCTGGAAATAAAAGAAATGATTGCTCAAGGCAATGAATATGCCCGCCTGGTCTATGAAGCCTTCATCTACCAGATCGCCAAGAGCATAGGCTCGTTTGCTGTGGCGCTACGGGGGGAGGTGGATGCCATTTTGCTCACGGGAGGTATCGTCAATGATACGAACCTGGTAGCCAGACTTAAAGAAATGGTGGGGTTTATAGCGCCGATTCGCGTCTATCCCGGTGAGTTTGAGATGGAAGCCCTTGCACACGGCGCGCTCCGTGTGCTGCGGGGGGAAGAGGCTCCCAAAAAATATACGGGTGTGCCGGTGTTCAGCGGTTTCAATTTTTGTAAAGACTAA
- a CDS encoding enoyl-CoA hydratase/isomerase family protein — MNHQQIIYAEDAGIATITLNRPQAYNALCAQMNSELMEVLDRLEEDAKIRVLIIGGANNNFAAGADIVEMMDATPFEAERTAETAHKINDRLESLKIPVIAAINGLALGGGFELALSCDFRIAGENSVFGLPETGLGIIPGAGGTQRLTRLIGPVKAKEIIMLGRRINGQEAYEMGIVNKVVPDGEVMAEARKMAARLMEKPAAALALAKMAIGCCLNHDISSGKLYERSLFSLSFASSDQKEGMKAFVEKRVPRYNHER; from the coding sequence ATGAACCACCAGCAAATCATTTATGCGGAAGACGCGGGGATTGCGACAATCACCTTGAACAGGCCCCAAGCATACAACGCGCTGTGCGCCCAGATGAACTCAGAGCTGATGGAAGTCCTTGACCGGCTTGAAGAGGACGCCAAAATCAGGGTGTTGATTATCGGCGGCGCCAACAATAACTTTGCCGCCGGCGCGGATATTGTAGAAATGATGGACGCCACCCCTTTTGAGGCGGAAAGGACAGCCGAAACAGCCCACAAAATCAACGACCGGCTGGAAAGCCTGAAGATACCTGTGATTGCGGCAATCAACGGTTTAGCCTTGGGCGGCGGATTTGAGCTGGCGCTTTCCTGCGATTTTCGCATTGCGGGAGAAAACAGCGTATTTGGACTCCCAGAGACCGGTTTAGGCATAATCCCCGGTGCAGGGGGTACTCAAAGGCTCACTAGGTTAATAGGCCCGGTGAAAGCCAAGGAGATCATCATGTTGGGCAGAAGAATAAATGGTCAAGAAGCATATGAAATGGGCATTGTGAACAAGGTTGTTCCTGACGGCGAAGTCATGGCTGAAGCAAGGAAAATGGCAGCCCGGCTGATGGAAAAGCCTGCCGCGGCGCTGGCGTTAGCCAAAATGGCGATCGGCTGCTGTTTGAACCATGACATCAGCAGTGGCAAACTCTATGAAAGAAGCCTGTTTTCCTTATCCTTTGCCAGCAGCGACCAAAAAGAAGGCATGAAAGCCTTTGTGGAAAAAAGGGTTCCCCGGTACAACCACGAACGATGA
- a CDS encoding aromatic ring hydroxylase: protein MPVGTYEQYYNRLLKMKPNIYLGKEVVDRSDSRLAGGLYCMKQTFDCAYDERYRDVCTATSHLTGETINRFTHIHQSLDDLLKKQEMTKLLSHRVGGCIQRCMGIDALNALSVVTYEMDAELGTDYYQSFLKYLGWVQENDIVANCAQTDVKGNRTKRPHEQEDPDMYVRIIETRPDGIVVRGAKACNSAAPYVDEIIVLPTRFMGQKDNAYAVSFAVPADWPGVKLACIHGLRPRRGRIQAPVARVGDVESLTIFDDVFVPRERVFMDGLADSRVTPYAGFLALMFAHFHRHSYTGCKPAASEVLASQAALVAEYNGIEKEDHVREKICHIIGIAELVYAAGMASAYRAERSPSGTMIPDEILTNAGRKLAGEEIYNEARILADLAGGLIATLPLEDTFYAGDNVGELLHKYIMRNPKIPAENVHRCFRMIQDQIVSEFGSAQIVAGLHGGGSPQMEMVAMMSRYDLEELKGIAKYLAGIEDDIPIYRRKTVTPRKVLEKYRQMQGQNK from the coding sequence ATGCCGGTAGGAACCTATGAGCAGTATTACAACAGGTTATTGAAAATGAAACCAAACATCTACCTCGGGAAAGAAGTAGTTGACAGATCGGACTCGAGGCTTGCAGGCGGGCTTTACTGCATGAAGCAGACTTTTGACTGCGCTTACGATGAGCGGTACAGGGACGTCTGCACAGCCACATCGCATCTCACCGGTGAAACCATCAACCGTTTCACGCACATCCATCAGTCCCTCGACGACCTGCTGAAAAAGCAGGAGATGACGAAGCTATTGTCCCACCGGGTTGGCGGCTGCATTCAAAGGTGCATGGGGATCGACGCCCTGAACGCTTTGTCGGTGGTGACCTACGAAATGGATGCCGAGCTTGGGACCGATTACTACCAGAGCTTCCTGAAATACCTGGGCTGGGTACAGGAAAACGATATAGTGGCCAACTGCGCCCAGACGGACGTGAAGGGCAACAGGACCAAGCGGCCGCATGAACAAGAAGACCCCGACATGTATGTCAGAATCATTGAAACGAGACCGGACGGGATCGTGGTAAGAGGAGCTAAGGCCTGCAATTCCGCAGCGCCGTATGTGGACGAGATCATCGTACTCCCGACCCGCTTTATGGGACAAAAGGACAACGCCTATGCGGTATCCTTCGCCGTACCGGCAGACTGGCCGGGCGTAAAGCTGGCCTGCATCCACGGGTTGCGGCCCAGGCGGGGTAGGATTCAGGCGCCTGTCGCCAGGGTTGGCGATGTGGAGTCCCTGACCATCTTCGACGACGTCTTCGTTCCGCGCGAAAGGGTTTTCATGGACGGGTTGGCTGACAGCAGGGTAACGCCGTATGCTGGTTTCCTGGCCCTGATGTTCGCCCATTTCCACCGGCATTCCTACACGGGCTGCAAGCCTGCGGCTTCAGAAGTGCTTGCCAGTCAGGCGGCGTTGGTTGCAGAATACAACGGCATAGAAAAAGAAGACCATGTCCGGGAAAAAATCTGCCACATCATCGGCATTGCCGAGTTGGTATATGCGGCGGGCATGGCCAGCGCATACAGGGCGGAACGATCGCCCTCCGGAACGATGATCCCTGATGAAATACTAACCAACGCAGGGCGCAAGCTGGCGGGCGAAGAGATATACAACGAAGCGAGGATTCTGGCGGACCTGGCCGGCGGGTTGATTGCCACCCTGCCGTTGGAAGACACCTTTTATGCCGGGGACAACGTGGGAGAATTGCTGCACAAATACATCATGCGCAATCCCAAGATCCCGGCTGAGAATGTGCACAGGTGCTTCAGGATGATTCAAGACCAGATCGTGTCTGAATTCGGCAGCGCCCAGATTGTTGCGGGCCTGCATGGCGGCGGGTCTCCACAGATGGAAATGGTGGCCATGATGTCCAGATATGACCTGGAAGAATTGAAAGGGATAGCGAAATACCTGGCGGGCATCGAGGACGATATCCCGATCTACCGGCGGAAGACCGTCACCCCGCGCAAAGTCCTGGAGAAATACCGGCAGATGCAGGGACAGAACAAATAA